From Streptomyces sp. NBC_00690, a single genomic window includes:
- the allE gene encoding (S)-ureidoglycine aminohydrolase has translation MTNPTVHHVSASRGRVRAAYTLMCPENLVENALPHLTGVNAMPLATPRSLPARFGEYLLEFEPGGRSTRPLGAGFENFLYVLDGEAHIGADTHTATLTPGGFAFFPEGVEFSIETPGASRVLWVKRRYERVAGVADPEVVIGHVDDVTHHPDDTIGGTYAPLLPLDERYDMAMNFMRFEVGSRFQMVEVHHQEHGLYMTEGEGVYYLGDDHVEVSAGDFIYMAPYCPQSFYATGSTRPSYLLYKDINRDGF, from the coding sequence ATGACGAACCCGACCGTCCACCACGTCAGCGCCAGCCGGGGCCGTGTCCGGGCCGCCTACACCCTGATGTGCCCGGAGAACCTGGTCGAGAACGCCCTTCCCCATCTGACCGGCGTCAACGCCATGCCGCTCGCCACCCCACGCTCACTGCCCGCGCGCTTCGGCGAATACCTGCTGGAGTTCGAGCCGGGAGGCAGGAGCACCCGTCCCCTCGGCGCCGGCTTCGAGAACTTCCTGTACGTACTCGACGGCGAGGCGCACATCGGCGCCGACACCCACACCGCCACCCTGACACCGGGCGGCTTCGCCTTCTTCCCCGAGGGGGTCGAGTTCTCCATCGAGACCCCGGGCGCCTCCCGGGTGCTCTGGGTCAAGCGCCGCTACGAACGGGTGGCGGGCGTCGCCGACCCGGAGGTGGTGATCGGACACGTCGACGACGTCACCCACCACCCGGACGACACCATCGGCGGCACCTACGCCCCACTGCTCCCGCTCGACGAGCGCTACGACATGGCGATGAACTTCATGCGGTTCGAGGTGGGTTCCCGGTTCCAGATGGTCGAGGTCCACCACCAGGAACACGGCCTCTACATGACCGAGGGCGAAGGCGTCTACTACCTCGGCGACGACCACGTCGAAGTCTCGGCCGGCGACTTCATCTACATGGCGCCCTACTGCCCCCAGTCCTTCTACGCGACCGGGAGCACCCGCCCCTCGTACCTCCTCTACAAGGACATCAACCGTGACGGCTTCTGA
- a CDS encoding aminopeptidase encodes MSEPTTPLPDVVAGAAELMRTCLACTGGDRVLVLTDRATRPLAEVIAAQAKTLTSVSVAVIPDVAAGYEAARHEIGRELDAHRPTVTVFAAADPGDLLAWDPTFWEHLERLGARHAHMPALDDIALGIGMAVDYTEVARFTLQVRDLLTGTRSARITSATGTDLSLTCAPERPWTPFTGLYQCGGQGGRLPQGEVFCTPLTADGILAVSVVGYPFNAESGLLAEPLLIEVADGSAVAFDHPDETLAVRLRTWLGEAPGGLRLGEFALGTNRSLPAITGNLLFDENVPGVHIAFGHPFPEYTGADWESPVHVDMVVERPSVHADGLTVLADGQYRTPSLPSRS; translated from the coding sequence ATGAGCGAGCCGACGACACCGCTACCCGACGTGGTCGCCGGGGCTGCCGAGTTGATGCGCACCTGTCTGGCCTGTACCGGCGGTGACCGGGTGCTCGTACTGACCGACCGCGCGACCCGCCCGCTGGCCGAGGTCATCGCCGCCCAGGCCAAGACCCTGACCAGCGTATCCGTGGCCGTCATCCCCGATGTCGCCGCGGGCTATGAGGCGGCCCGACACGAGATCGGGCGCGAGCTCGACGCCCACCGTCCGACCGTCACCGTGTTCGCGGCGGCCGACCCCGGCGATCTGCTCGCCTGGGACCCGACGTTCTGGGAACACCTCGAACGCCTCGGTGCCCGGCACGCCCACATGCCCGCGCTCGACGACATCGCCCTCGGCATCGGCATGGCCGTCGACTACACCGAGGTCGCCCGGTTCACCCTCCAGGTCCGCGATCTCCTCACCGGCACCCGGTCCGCGCGCATCACCAGCGCCACCGGTACCGATCTCTCCCTGACCTGTGCTCCCGAGCGGCCCTGGACCCCCTTCACGGGCCTCTACCAATGCGGTGGACAGGGCGGCAGGCTGCCGCAGGGCGAGGTGTTCTGCACCCCGCTCACCGCCGACGGAATACTCGCCGTCTCCGTCGTCGGCTACCCCTTCAACGCCGAGTCAGGACTGCTCGCCGAACCGCTGTTGATCGAGGTCGCCGACGGCTCGGCCGTGGCGTTCGACCACCCCGACGAAACGTTGGCCGTACGACTGCGGACATGGCTCGGCGAGGCCCCCGGTGGACTGCGCCTGGGCGAATTTGCCCTGGGCACCAACCGGTCCCTGCCCGCGATCACCGGAAACCTGCTGTTCGACGAGAACGTGCCCGGGGTGCACATCGCCTTCGGCCACCCCTTCCCCGAGTACACGGGTGCGGACTGGGAGTCCCCGGTCCACGTCGACATGGTCGTCGAGCGCCCCAGCGTCCACGCGGACGGCCTCACCGTCCTCGCCGACGGCCAGTACCGCACACCCAGCCTTCCATCAAGGAGTTGA